From Drosophila yakuba strain Tai18E2 chromosome 2L, Prin_Dyak_Tai18E2_2.1, whole genome shotgun sequence, one genomic window encodes:
- the LOC6527633 gene encoding WW domain-containing oxidoreductase codes for MISLPDTDSEDELPPGWEERATDDGTVCYVNQQGKTSQWTHPRTGRSKRITGELPLGWEKYYDEQGKRFMFLNKETQQRTNVDPRLAFAVEEPTQNVAQVRQRFDSCSTALQVLHGKDLHGRTALITGANCGIGYETARSLAHHGCEIIFACRNRSTTEAAIERIAQERPAARARCRFAALDLSSLRSVQRFVEEIKQSVSHIDYLILNAGVFALPYTKTEDGLETTFQVSHLSHFHLTLQLETLFDYKTRIVVLSSESHRFANLPVENLAVHHLSPPPEKYWSMMAYNNAKLCNVLFAQELAQRWKQRGISVFSLHPGNMVSSDLSRNYWFYRLLFAIVRPFTKSLQQAAATSIYCATANELTGLSGLYFNNCFFCEPSKLSKSAALQQQLWKLSEHLIAELVEE; via the exons ATGATATCCCTACCCGACACAGACAGCGAGGATGAGCTGCCACCCGGCTGGGAGGAGCGTGCCACGGATGACGGCACCGTTTGCTATGTGAA CCAGCAGGGAAAAACATCACAGTGGACACATCCACGTACGGGTCGCTCCAAACGGATCACGGGCGAGTTACCCCTGGGCTGGGAGAAGTACTACGACGAGCAGGGAAAGCGTTTCATGTTCCTCAACAAGGAGACGCAGCAACGGACGAATGTGGATCCCCGTTTGGCCTTCGCCGTGGAGGAGCCCACACAGAATGTGGCCCAGGTGCGCCAGCGTTTTGACTCCTGCTCCACGGCGTTGCAGGTGCTGCACGGCAAGGATTTGCACGGACGCACCGCCTTGATTACGGGCGCTAATTGTGGCATTGGCTACGAGACCGCTCGTTCGCTGGCCCATCACGGCTGTGAGATCATCTTCGCCTGCCGCAACAGATCCACCACCGAGGCGGCCATCGAAAGGATTGCCCAGGAGCGGCCTGCAGCCCGTGCCCGCTGCCGATTCGCCGCTCTGGACCTCAGCTCTTTGCGTTCGGTGCAGCGATTTGTCGAGGAAATCAAGCAAAGCGTTAG CCACATTGATTATCTCATCCTAAACGCCGGAGTTTTTGCACTGCCCTACACGAAGACCGAGGATGGTCTGGAAACCACATTCCAGGTCTCGCACCTGTCGCACTTCCACCTCACCTTGCAACTGGAGACTCTGTTTGATTACAAAACACGGATCGTTGTGCTGTCATCCGAGTCGCACAG ATTCGCCAATCTGCCCGTGGAGAATCTGGCGGTGCATCATCTGTCGCCGCCGCCGGAGAAATACTGGAGCATGATGGCCTACAACAATGCCAAGCTGTGCAACGTCTTGTTCGCCCAGGAGCTCGCCCAG CGTTGGAAGCAGCGCGGCATTTCGGTGTTCAGCCTGCATCCGGGCAATATGGTGTCCAGTGATCTGTCGCGCAACTATTGGTTCTACCGCCTGCTCTTCGCCATCGTGCGTCCCTTTACCAAGTCGCTG CAACAAGCAGCTGCCACGAGTATCTACTGCGCCACGGCCAACGAGCTGACCGGATTGTCTGGACTGTACTTCAACAATTGCTTCTTCTGCGAGCCCAGcaagttgtccaaaagtgctgcactgcagcagcaactgtggAAGCTCAGTGAGCACCTGATTGCCGAGCTTGTGGAGGAGTAG
- the LOC6527632 gene encoding succinate dehydrogenase assembly factor 4, mitochondrial, translating to MQSVSRQTARVLPQLGKQVSYLSTSGAWRASAGGGGGDMVVEIKEPKTRTEKLMAFQKKLRAKTPLGKLDEFSRHPYQEQEPLKPWPNQTNPYTGEIGGPAGPEPTRYGDWERKGRVSDF from the exons ATGCAATCCGTGAGCAGACAAACGGCGCGAGTCCTGCCCCAACTGGGCAAGCAAG TGAGCTACCTATCGACGAGCGGCGCTTGGAGAGCATCAgccggcggtggcggtggcgacATGGTGGTCGAGATCAAGGAGCCAAAAACCCGCACCGAGAAGCTAATGGCCTTCCAGAAGAAGCTGCGCGCCAAGACGCCGCTGGGCAAGCTGGACGAGTTCTCGCGCCATCCctaccaggagcaggagcccCTCAAGCCGTGGCCCAACCAGACCAATCCCTATACGGGCGAGATTGGCGGACCCGCCGGACCGGAGCCCACGCGCTACGGCGACTGGGAGCGCAAGGGTCGCGTCTCCGACTTCTAG